The following proteins come from a genomic window of Pseudomonas putida:
- a CDS encoding RNA polymerase factor sigma-70, with product MAEQLSTSKCDSPLLQAFVDNRNILVKIAARITGCRSRAEDVVQDAFFRLGAAPQITSSFKAQLSYLFQIVRNLAIDHYRKQTMELKYSGSEEEGLNVVIQNASPEATHINLAALDDIAQALNELPQRTRYAFEMYRLHGVPQKDIAKELGVSPTLVNFMIRDALVHCRKTANRQA from the coding sequence ATGGCGGAACAACTATCCACAAGTAAGTGCGATTCACCATTACTGCAGGCCTTCGTCGACAACCGCAACATCCTGGTCAAGATCGCTGCCCGCATCACTGGCTGCCGCTCCCGCGCCGAGGATGTGGTGCAGGACGCCTTCTTCCGGCTCGGTGCTGCCCCGCAGATCACCTCGTCATTCAAGGCGCAGCTGAGCTACCTGTTCCAGATCGTGCGCAACCTTGCGATCGACCACTACCGCAAGCAGACAATGGAGCTGAAGTACTCCGGCAGCGAGGAGGAAGGCCTGAATGTGGTTATCCAGAATGCCTCGCCCGAAGCGACCCATATCAACCTTGCCGCACTGGACGACATTGCCCAGGCGCTGAACGAGCTGCCGCAACGTACCCGCTATGCGTTCGAGATGTACCGCCTGCATGGCGTACCGCAGAAGGACATTGCGAAGGAACTGGGGGTGTCACCGACCTTGGTCAACTTCATGATTCGCGATGCATTGGTGCATTGCCGCAAGACCGCCAACCGGCAAGCCTGA
- a CDS encoding DUF1255 family protein, with protein MFQVNEYFNGTVKSIAFSGEEGPATVGVMAPGEYEFGTAKREIMHVVSGALTVKLPGSDNWETFKAGDKFNVAADSKFQLKVAVDTAYLCEYRD; from the coding sequence ATGTTCCAGGTCAACGAGTACTTCAACGGCACCGTCAAGTCGATCGCATTCTCGGGCGAAGAAGGCCCGGCCACTGTCGGCGTCATGGCTCCGGGCGAATACGAATTCGGCACTGCCAAGCGCGAGATCATGCATGTGGTATCGGGCGCGCTGACCGTGAAACTGCCAGGTAGCGACAACTGGGAAACCTTCAAGGCAGGCGACAAGTTCAATGTTGCCGCCGACAGCAAGTTCCAGCTGAAAGTGGCGGTGGATACGGCCTACCTGTGCGAGTACCGCGACTAA
- a CDS encoding exonuclease: MGHWLVIDLEATTDDGGWPVTEMEVIEIGASLVTREGREVDHFQRFVKPRRRPQLTPFCRELTHISQADVDNAAPFREVWASFERWLGHHRGQLQAWVSWGDYDRQQLHQEWQQHSLDSLLRTLPHINLKQRFAKARHLQRPTGLNGALQLAGMHFCGQQHRALEDARNTARLLPLTLPANSP, encoded by the coding sequence ATGGGCCATTGGTTGGTGATCGACCTGGAAGCCACCACCGACGATGGTGGGTGGCCGGTCACAGAGATGGAAGTCATTGAAATTGGCGCAAGCCTGGTTACCCGCGAAGGCCGCGAGGTCGACCATTTCCAGCGTTTTGTAAAGCCACGGCGGCGGCCGCAGCTTACCCCGTTCTGCCGTGAGCTGACCCACATCAGCCAGGCCGACGTGGACAACGCCGCGCCGTTTCGCGAGGTGTGGGCAAGCTTCGAGCGCTGGCTGGGGCACCACCGCGGGCAGCTTCAGGCCTGGGTCAGCTGGGGCGACTACGACCGCCAGCAATTGCACCAGGAGTGGCAGCAGCACAGCCTCGACAGCCTGCTGCGCACATTGCCGCACATCAACCTCAAGCAACGCTTTGCCAAGGCCCGCCATCTGCAGCGCCCCACCGGCCTGAACGGCGCCCTGCAACTGGCCGGCATGCACTTTTGCGGGCAACAGCACAGGGCCCTGGAAGATGCGCGCAACACGGCGCGGCTATTACCGTTGACCCTGCCCGCCAACAGCCCCTGA
- a CDS encoding alpha/beta hydrolase, with product MINGQSAGIDGDQWAKVANVPGLRCDPPPVEGKEGYKGCLILAHGAGAPMDSGFMDEMAQRLAALGVAVVRFEFPYMAERRVTGGKRPPNPQKVLLECWREVYRQVRPLVAGKLAVGGKSMGGRMASLLADELGADALVCLGYPFYAVGKPEKPRVEHLAELKTPTLIVQGERDALGNREAVAGYALSPAIEVSWLVAGDHDLKPLKASGFSHEQHLQAAAERVADFLKD from the coding sequence ATGATTAATGGGCAAAGTGCCGGTATTGACGGGGATCAATGGGCGAAGGTCGCAAATGTCCCAGGCTTGCGCTGCGATCCTCCGCCGGTTGAAGGTAAAGAGGGCTACAAGGGGTGCCTGATCCTGGCCCATGGCGCGGGCGCGCCGATGGACAGCGGGTTCATGGACGAAATGGCGCAAAGGCTTGCGGCTCTTGGGGTAGCGGTAGTGCGCTTCGAGTTCCCGTACATGGCCGAGCGCAGGGTTACCGGTGGCAAGCGGCCGCCTAACCCGCAGAAGGTGTTGCTTGAATGCTGGCGCGAGGTGTACCGGCAAGTGCGACCTTTGGTCGCGGGCAAGCTGGCCGTGGGTGGCAAGTCCATGGGGGGGCGCATGGCGAGCCTGCTGGCCGACGAACTGGGCGCGGATGCGCTGGTGTGCCTGGGTTATCCATTCTATGCGGTGGGTAAACCCGAGAAGCCACGGGTAGAGCACTTGGCCGAGTTGAAGACACCGACGTTGATCGTGCAGGGCGAGCGGGATGCGCTGGGTAACCGCGAGGCGGTGGCGGGGTATGCGTTGTCGCCGGCGATCGAGGTGAGCTGGCTAGTGGCGGGGGACCATGACCTGAAGCCGTTGAAGGCTTCGGGGTTCAGCCATGAGCAGCATTTGCAGGCGGCGGCTGAACGTGTTGCTGATTTCCTGAAGGATTAG
- a CDS encoding transporter substrate-binding domain-containing protein, which produces MTPVPGLKALSTLMLLAVFWLAAPVWAGEAVEVKIGAAHFPPYTVRPEQGADTGLLPQLVNALNRAQQHYHFVLVPTSIQRRFGDFQQGRTDMAIFENPQWGWEQIAHQAVDMGLEDAEVFVARQANGNDPHYFDDLRGKRLALFNGYHYAFAGFNADPNYLRKTYNATLTYSHDSNLLMVQAGRADIALVTRSYLSDFLARNPASRAQLVPSQRIDQVYHHYALLRPEAPIDEQSFAALLRGLRDSGELARIFDPYRITVSTRRP; this is translated from the coding sequence TTGACTCCAGTGCCCGGCCTCAAGGCCTTGTCCACCCTGATGCTGCTGGCCGTGTTCTGGTTGGCGGCACCGGTATGGGCTGGCGAAGCGGTCGAAGTGAAGATTGGCGCGGCCCATTTCCCGCCTTACACGGTGCGCCCCGAGCAAGGCGCCGATACCGGTTTGCTGCCGCAGTTGGTCAATGCACTCAACCGGGCGCAGCAGCACTATCACTTCGTTCTTGTGCCTACGTCTATCCAGCGGCGCTTCGGTGACTTCCAGCAGGGCCGCACCGACATGGCAATTTTCGAGAACCCACAATGGGGCTGGGAGCAAATTGCTCATCAGGCCGTGGACATGGGCCTGGAAGATGCCGAAGTGTTCGTTGCCCGTCAGGCAAATGGCAATGATCCACATTACTTCGATGACCTGCGCGGTAAACGCCTGGCATTGTTCAACGGCTACCACTACGCGTTCGCCGGCTTCAACGCTGACCCGAATTACCTGCGCAAGACATACAACGCGACCCTGACCTATTCCCACGACAGCAACCTGCTGATGGTGCAGGCCGGCCGCGCCGATATCGCCCTGGTCACGCGCTCCTACCTCAGCGATTTCCTGGCACGCAACCCGGCGAGCAGGGCTCAGCTGGTGCCTTCGCAGCGCATTGACCAGGTCTATCACCACTACGCCTTGCTGCGCCCAGAGGCGCCTATTGACGAGCAGTCGTTCGCTGCCCTGCTGCGTGGCCTGCGTGACAGTGGTGAGCTGGCGCGGATCTTCGACCCCTACCGCATCACAGTCAGCACGCGCAGGCCTTGA
- the ccoN gene encoding cytochrome-c oxidase, cbb3-type subunit I: MNTTSSTAYNYKVVRQFAIMTVVWGIVGMGLGVFIAAQLAWPSLNFDLPWTSFGRLRPLHTNAVIFAFGGCALFATSYYSVQRTCQTTLFAPGLAAFTFWGWQLVILLAAISLPLGYTSSKEYAELEWPIDILITIVWVGYAIVFFGTLMKRNTKHIYVGNWFFGAFILTVALLHIVNNLELPVSLTKSYSVYAGATDAMVQWWYGHNAVGFFLTAGFLGMMYYYVPKQAERPVYSYRLSIVHFWALITLYIWAGPHHLHYTALPDWAQSLGMVMSLILLAPSWGGMINGMMTLSGAWHKLRSDPILRFLVVSLAFYGMSTFEGPMMAIKTVNALSHYTDWTIGHVHAGALGWVAMISIGALYHTIPKVFGKERMYSLGLINAHFWLATIGTVLYIASMWVNGIAQGLMWRAVNSDGTLTYSFVETLVASHPGFVVRFVGGAIFLSGMFLMAWNTWRTVRSPALDVAPANAQLA; this comes from the coding sequence ATGAACACAACCAGCAGTACCGCCTATAACTACAAGGTGGTCCGCCAATTCGCCATCATGACGGTGGTGTGGGGAATCGTCGGGATGGGGCTCGGCGTCTTCATCGCCGCCCAGCTCGCCTGGCCGTCCCTCAACTTCGACCTCCCCTGGACCAGCTTCGGCCGCCTGCGCCCCCTGCATACCAATGCGGTGATCTTCGCGTTCGGCGGCTGCGCACTGTTCGCCACCTCCTATTATTCGGTGCAACGCACCTGCCAGACCACCCTGTTCGCACCGGGCCTGGCCGCGTTCACGTTCTGGGGCTGGCAACTGGTTATCCTGCTGGCGGCCATCAGCCTGCCGCTGGGCTACACCAGCTCCAAGGAATACGCCGAACTGGAATGGCCGATCGACATTCTGATCACCATCGTCTGGGTGGGCTACGCCATCGTGTTCTTTGGCACGCTGATGAAGCGCAACACCAAACACATCTACGTCGGCAACTGGTTCTTCGGCGCCTTCATCCTGACCGTGGCGCTGCTGCACATCGTCAACAACCTGGAGCTGCCGGTCAGCCTGACCAAATCCTACTCGGTCTACGCTGGCGCCACCGATGCCATGGTGCAGTGGTGGTACGGCCATAACGCGGTGGGCTTCTTCCTGACCGCAGGCTTCCTGGGGATGATGTACTACTACGTGCCCAAGCAGGCCGAACGGCCAGTGTATTCGTATCGCTTGTCGATCGTGCACTTCTGGGCGCTGATCACCCTGTACATCTGGGCCGGCCCTCACCACCTGCATTACACCGCCCTGCCCGACTGGGCGCAGTCGCTGGGCATGGTGATGTCGCTGATCCTGCTGGCACCCAGCTGGGGCGGCATGATCAACGGCATGATGACCCTGTCGGGCGCCTGGCACAAACTGCGCAGCGATCCGATCCTGCGCTTTCTGGTGGTGTCGCTGGCGTTCTACGGCATGTCCACCTTCGAAGGGCCAATGATGGCCATCAAGACGGTCAACGCCCTGTCCCACTACACCGACTGGACCATCGGCCACGTCCACGCCGGCGCTCTCGGCTGGGTAGCGATGATCTCGATCGGCGCGCTATACCACACCATCCCCAAAGTGTTCGGCAAAGAACGCATGTACAGCCTCGGCCTGATCAATGCGCACTTCTGGCTGGCCACCATCGGTACCGTACTGTACATCGCCTCGATGTGGGTCAACGGCATCGCCCAGGGCCTGATGTGGCGCGCGGTCAACAGCGACGGCACGCTGACCTACTCGTTCGTGGAAACTTTGGTGGCCAGCCACCCAGGCTTTGTCGTGCGCTTCGTCGGCGGCG